A region of Nitrospinota bacterium DNA encodes the following proteins:
- a CDS encoding glycosyltransferase family 2 protein gives MRRPKLSAAVITKNEEDKIADCLQSLYFADEIVVVDSGSTDRTVEIARSMGAKVIHNDWPGHIQQKNFAIDQTTGDWILSLDADERVSAQLRDEIIKTLDPLRAEGYAIPRLVYYINRWICHCGWYPARKVRLFKRGAGRWGGENPHDRVFMEGRVANLKGHIYHLSFDNISEHLTTIQSFTDIAAKERIDKGLTAGFWSMLLRPPGMFVKMYFLKLGFLDGIPGLIISLLSAYHVFSKYAKIWERSQR, from the coding sequence ATGAGGCGGCCTAAACTATCGGCGGCGGTAATCACCAAGAACGAGGAGGACAAGATAGCCGACTGCCTCCAAAGCCTTTATTTCGCCGACGAGATAGTGGTGGTGGATTCCGGCTCCACCGACCGGACCGTGGAAATCGCCCGGAGCATGGGCGCGAAGGTTATTCATAACGACTGGCCCGGCCACATCCAGCAAAAGAACTTCGCCATAGACCAGACCACCGGGGATTGGATATTGAGCCTGGACGCCGACGAGCGCGTTTCGGCTCAACTCCGGGACGAGATAATAAAAACCCTTGACCCCCTCCGGGCCGAAGGATACGCCATCCCCCGGCTGGTTTATTACATCAACAGATGGATCTGCCATTGCGGCTGGTATCCCGCGCGGAAGGTACGCCTGTTCAAACGGGGCGCGGGCCGCTGGGGCGGGGAGAACCCTCACGACAGGGTGTTCATGGAAGGCCGGGTGGCAAACCTGAAAGGCCACATCTATCACCTCTCTTTCGACAATATTTCCGAGCATCTGACCACCATCCAGAGCTTTACGGATATCGCCGCAAAAGAGCGGATCGATAAAGGATTGACGGCGGGATTCTGGTCCATGTTGCTCAGGCCGCCTGGCATGTTCGTGAAAATGTATTTTCTCAAGCTGGGGTTTTTGGACGGCATACCCGGATTGATCATAAGTCTCCTTTCGGCTTATCACGTATTCAGCAAATACGCGAAGATATGGGAAAGGAGCCAGCGATGA
- a CDS encoding Trm112 family protein gives MAISKELLEILACPKCKGDLVLTKKGDGLICRQCMLKYEIKDDIPIMLIDEARKLDKLPDEAA, from the coding sequence ATGGCTATCAGCAAGGAGCTTCTGGAGATACTGGCCTGCCCCAAATGCAAAGGCGACCTTGTCCTCACAAAAAAAGGGGATGGGCTTATATGCAGGCAATGCATGCTCAAGTACGAGATAAAAGACGACATACCCATAATGCTCATCGACGAGGCCAGGAAGCTGGACAAGTTGCCGGATGAGGCGGCCTAA
- a CDS encoding SO_0444 family Cu/Zn efflux transporter: MDFLIEVLLATWDILRESAMYVLAGFFIAGILKAFMPFEAVKARMGGPGLMPVFRAAVYGVPLPLCSCGVLPAAFALKKMGASKGATTAFLISTPETGVDSIAISLALLDPVIAIFRPIAAFITAFSAGALENYFGDGEPEHSHAHENGASCCSSASCELSATRAKGAGIIHGLRDGVRFAFVELMDDLALWLTAGLVLAGIVNVITPPDFFERAFGGGVTPMLVMLVAGIPMYICASASTPLAAAMILKGLSPGAALVFMLSGPATNIVSIATVRRVLGLKSTVIYLAAIAVCAVAMGITLDMIYAAINIDPLAAMGQAAHWTPAWLETIAAITFLALTMRSVAVKAMARLKNNSL; this comes from the coding sequence ATGGATTTCTTAATCGAAGTTTTGCTAGCCACCTGGGATATATTGCGGGAATCGGCCATGTATGTGCTGGCCGGGTTCTTCATAGCCGGAATATTAAAAGCCTTCATGCCTTTCGAGGCGGTTAAAGCGCGCATGGGCGGCCCCGGCCTTATGCCGGTGTTCCGGGCGGCGGTGTATGGAGTGCCTCTCCCTCTTTGTTCCTGCGGCGTACTCCCTGCGGCGTTCGCCTTGAAAAAAATGGGGGCCAGCAAAGGCGCCACCACCGCATTCCTCATATCCACCCCCGAGACTGGGGTGGACTCCATAGCCATCTCCCTGGCCCTGCTGGACCCGGTGATCGCCATTTTCCGGCCCATCGCGGCTTTCATAACGGCATTCTCCGCTGGCGCGCTGGAAAACTATTTCGGCGATGGAGAGCCGGAACATTCCCATGCCCATGAAAACGGGGCTTCCTGTTGCTCGTCCGCGTCTTGCGAATTGAGCGCAACCCGCGCCAAAGGGGCTGGCATCATCCATGGGTTGAGAGATGGCGTAAGGTTCGCCTTCGTGGAGCTGATGGACGACCTGGCGTTGTGGCTTACCGCCGGGCTTGTACTGGCTGGCATTGTGAACGTTATTACGCCGCCGGACTTTTTCGAGAGGGCCTTCGGCGGAGGCGTTACGCCCATGCTGGTAATGCTGGTGGCCGGGATACCCATGTATATATGCGCCTCGGCCTCCACCCCGCTGGCGGCGGCCATGATATTAAAAGGCCTTTCACCGGGCGCGGCGCTGGTTTTCATGCTCTCCGGCCCGGCCACAAACATCGTCTCCATCGCCACGGTCCGGCGGGTATTAGGCCTGAAATCCACCGTCATCTACCTTGCCGCCATAGCCGTATGCGCCGTGGCCATGGGGATAACGCTGGATATGATATATGCGGCTATCAACATAGACCCGCTGGCGGCCATGGGCCAGGCCGCGCACTGGACGCCCGCATGGCTGGAAACCATCGCCGCCATAACGTTCCTTGCGCTGACAATGCGGAGTGTGGCCGTAAAAGCCATGGCCAGGTTAAAGAACAACTCTTTGTGA